Genomic window ([Empedobacter] haloabium):
CATAGACGATGCCCGGGCAGCCCGTGGCCTGGCATACGCGGCGCGGAAAATCGCGCCACAGCGCCACGCTGCCCAGTCCTTCGTGCAGGAAGACCAGCACCGGGCGGCCGGCGGCGCCGTCGATGGTCTCCACGTACAGTTCATCCGTGTCATTCAATCGCATGCGTTCCTTTCGAATGTTCGTGCGCGCACAGCGCGGCACGAGCCATTGTGACATGCTGGGCGTCCGATTTTCAGCAAGGAGGAATCACGATGGCACAAGACAAGGCATTGGCAGGCAAGCAGGTCGCGATCCTGATGACGGACGGCGTCGAGCAGGTCGAATACACCGGCCCGCGCGGCTTTCTGGAGCAGCATGGCGCGCAGGTGACGCTGGTGTCGCCCAAGGGGCAAGGCGAGGAGATCCAGGGCTTCGATCACCTGGACCACGGCGCCAAGTTCAAGGTGGAACGCGACGTGCGCGACGCCCGCCCCGGCGACTTCGACGCGCTGGTGCTGCCAGGCGGCGTCGCCAACCCCGACCAGCTGCGGCTCTCGACCGAGGCGATCACCTTCATCCGCGAATTCGCGCGCGAGAACAAGCCGATCGCGGCGATCTGCCATGGTCCCTGGACCTTGATCGACGCCGATGTCGTCAAGGGCAAGCGGGTGACGAGCTGGCCGACGCTTCGTACGGACCTGACCAATGCCGGGGCGCAGTGGAGCGACGAGCAGGTGGTGGTGGATGGCAAGCTGGTGACGAGCCGGAAGCCGGATGATATTCCGGCGTTTAATGCGGCGATCCTGGAGCAGCTGACTCCAGCGTAAGCGCTTGGCAAAAAGGGCGGCAGGATTGCTCGTGTCGCCCCTCATCGGCACGCCCGGACAAGCATCCGGGCCGGCAAGTACCTGCCGAGCAATATCATATGGCCTCAACCTGTTGTTTTCCTGCCCCCCTCCATCAGGAGACTGCCCTGCCTGACCACGGAAGCATACGCTGGCGATGTGCTTGAATCACATCGACAACTGCAATGCTTGGGAGGCGATTATGGATCGGTTACGTACAGTCAGGCTGTTGTGCATGGGTCTGTTGTTGGCAATTTCCGCCAGCGGTTGCGCAACGTATGAAGCGACGTCCGGAGAAATATCCTCTTCCTCATCCTCTCCGCCCACCCACGCTACCGCCCCGCCGCAAGTCTCGATACCGACACCGCCTGCTGCCGCCGTCCCACCGGAAGCAGTACCGCCCGTGTCCGAGCCCAGAGCGAAGTTATACAAGGTATGGTATGCCACCAACCGCTTGCCGGTGCTGGTCAAGAACGAAGTGGTGGGCTACTCGCAACAGCGTGATGCCCAGCGCTCGCACTACGGCACGCTGTATGCGGAGATTCCCGCGGACTTCATGGCCGAGCGGGCCAGCATGAGCTTCCTGCGCCGGCTGTTCCCCACTGCCGAAGCCAAACTGCGGCTGACCAAACCTGTCCAGGTCAGCGCTGCGGCTTTCGTCGACCAGCTGAAAAATGCGATGCGGGCGGAGGGAGCAAACGAACGACCACTGCTCATTTATCTACACGGCTTTAACACGACGTTCAACGAAGCGGCGCAGAGAGCCGCAAGCATCGGCTATCAACTCAAAATGCCTGTAACGGCATTCTTCAGCTGGCCGTCGCAAGGGGGCATGATGAAGTACCTGGCGGACAAGGATCTTGCCGAAATCAGCGAGGACAGCATCGCCGACTTCATCGTGAAGGCTACCGCGGAAGCCGGCGCGACAAAAGTACACCTGATCGCGCACAGCATGGGAAATCACGCCCTCCTTAATGCGATGTATCGCCCAAGAATGCAGCGCGCAATCCGGGACGGGCTGCGCTTCGGCCAGATCATCCTGGCCGCACCCGATGTGGACACGGACAAGTTCATCCGGGATGCGGGCATTTTTGCGACTGTCGCCGACCGTGTCTCGCTATATGTCTCGGACGGCGACCAGGCGTTGAATTTGTCGAGAAGAATCGCGGCGAATCGCACGCGCGCCGGCTTGCGCCCACCTGTCGTTGTCGTCAAGAATATCGACACCGTGGATGTCAGCTCGACCAACCTGACCGCGCTGGGCCATGCATTCATCAGCCAGGAAATCGCCGTCTTGAACGATATGCACAGCCTTATCAATCACAATACGCCGCCCGCTAAACGGATAAGGATTTTCCGCAAGGACAACTACTGGGCATTGCAGTAGCGCGCATAAAAAAAGCCACGTGATCGACACGTGGCTTTCGTATTCTGGCTCCCCGACCTGGACTCGAACCAGGGACCTGCGGATTAACAGTCCGTCGCTCTACCGACTGAGCTATCAGGGAAAAGAGGCCGCATTATATACAGCCGATTTTTAACTGTCCAGTGAGCACGAAAATTTTTTTGCTCATCCGGGAAAAGCCGGGGTCGGACCCGGCGGGTCCGACCCGTCCGACACGGGCTTAGAACGCGCCCTTGACCTGCACACCCCACTGGCGCGGCTCGTTGATGAAGCCCGTCAGGTTGTTGAAGTCGATGGCGCCCGTCACGCGTTGCTGGTTGGTGATGTTGCGGCCGAAGGCGGCCACTTCATATTTGCCGCCCGCCCAGTTGTAGCCCACGCGCAGGCCGCCTTCCGTCAGCGGCTTGCCGGTGAATTCGGCTGCCTCGTACAGGAAGAAGTTGACCTTGCTGCGGTACGACCAGTCGGTCAGCACGAACAGGTTGCCGTCTTCCAGTGCCCAGTTGTAGCGGGCCGACAGGTTGACGATCCACTTCGGTGCCTGCGGCAGCGCGTTGCCGTCGATGACGACGCGGCCGGCGGCGTTGATCGGGTCCGTGATCGTGCACTGCGCGCACTTGTTCACGGACAGCGACGGGTCGCGGATCTCCGTGAAGTTGTAGCTGGTGCTGGCGGCGAGCTTGAAGTCCGGCGTGACGAAGCCTTCGATCTCGGCCTCGATGCCGCGGCCCTTGGTCTTGGCAGCGTTGATCAGCTTCGTGACGTTGGAATTGCCGCCGACGACGGTCAGCTGCTGGTTCTTGACGTCGTAGTCGTACACCGACAGCGAGGCGCGCGCGCGGCGGTTC
Coding sequences:
- a CDS encoding type 1 glutamine amidotransferase domain-containing protein, translating into MAQDKALAGKQVAILMTDGVEQVEYTGPRGFLEQHGAQVTLVSPKGQGEEIQGFDHLDHGAKFKVERDVRDARPGDFDALVLPGGVANPDQLRLSTEAITFIREFARENKPIAAICHGPWTLIDADVVKGKRVTSWPTLRTDLTNAGAQWSDEQVVVDGKLVTSRKPDDIPAFNAAILEQLTPA
- a CDS encoding alpha/beta hydrolase; the encoded protein is MNHIDNCNAWEAIMDRLRTVRLLCMGLLLAISASGCATYEATSGEISSSSSSPPTHATAPPQVSIPTPPAAAVPPEAVPPVSEPRAKLYKVWYATNRLPVLVKNEVVGYSQQRDAQRSHYGTLYAEIPADFMAERASMSFLRRLFPTAEAKLRLTKPVQVSAAAFVDQLKNAMRAEGANERPLLIYLHGFNTTFNEAAQRAASIGYQLKMPVTAFFSWPSQGGMMKYLADKDLAEISEDSIADFIVKATAEAGATKVHLIAHSMGNHALLNAMYRPRMQRAIRDGLRFGQIILAAPDVDTDKFIRDAGIFATVADRVSLYVSDGDQALNLSRRIAANRTRAGLRPPVVVVKNIDTVDVSSTNLTALGHAFISQEIAVLNDMHSLINHNTPPAKRIRIFRKDNYWALQ